The genomic window TGTACGCGGCCCTCTTCATCGCCGTGTTCCTGCTTGTCGCGTCGGCCGTGGTCGTCGGGGGCAGGAAAACCGAAGAGATGGTGATCCCGGATCCCCGGTTCACCCTGCGCAACCTCTTCGAGCTGATCCTCGGGTTCCTGCAGCAACTGGCCGAGGACATCATCGGCCACCACTACAAGAAGTACCTCCCGCTGCTGGGGAGCTGCTTCCTCTTCATCCTGTTCATGAACCTCATCGGGCTCATTCCCGGGTTCCTTCCCCCCACGCAGAAGATGAACATCACCCTCGGCCTCGCGCTCGTCATCTTCCTGTCGACCCACTACTTCGGGGTTCGGGAGAACGGGATCGCCTACTTCAAGCATTTTCTCGGCCCCGTGTGGTGGATGGCGCCGATCATGCTGCCGATCGAGATCATCTCCCACCTGGCGCGGCCGATGTCGCTCTCCCTTCGTCTCTTCGGGAACATCACCGGGGACCACGCGGTGGTCGCCGGATTCATGG from Candidatus Deferrimicrobium sp. includes these protein-coding regions:
- the atpB gene encoding F0F1 ATP synthase subunit A, with the protein product MRKGFLGLLAVAALPTTALAAGGHGFSWFMMLPGGEHLYYMYAALFIAVFLLVASAVVVGGRKTEEMVIPDPRFTLRNLFELILGFLQQLAEDIIGHHYKKYLPLLGSCFLFILFMNLIGLIPGFLPPTQKMNITLGLALVIFLSTHYFGVRENGIAYFKHFLGPVWWMAPIMLPIEIISHLARPMSLSLRLFGNITGDHAVVAGFMALIPIVVPSVFMGLGVFVSFMQAFIFTVLSMIYISGAVTHAEEH